In Treponema vincentii, a single window of DNA contains:
- a CDS encoding M23 family metallopeptidase encodes MKVTRIFIFGIICFASVFLVLWLSDSGKNDAFDHGVGGGTSLPAELPEEHEVSPAPQSLYYRAYSVKQGDIVGTIAAEYGVSQDAIISLNKLKNTRTLQIGQILKIPSIDGISYTVKKGDTPESIADKYKISLEKLATINTLTDNTIETASIIFLPDAKLDWATLQEINGDLFRRPLHSSYYITSRYGWRDNPFLSGQRSFHNGMDMAAPKGTAVYAALNGQVIATGYSTVYGNYIMIRHHSGYQTLYGHLNTILTSKGSFVSVSSKIGTVGNTGMSTGPHLHFTVYRNGATLNPAGLLN; translated from the coding sequence ATGAAAGTAACGCGTATTTTTATTTTTGGTATTATATGTTTCGCTTCCGTATTCCTCGTTTTATGGTTGTCCGATAGCGGCAAAAATGACGCTTTTGACCATGGTGTAGGCGGCGGCACCTCTCTGCCTGCTGAATTACCGGAAGAACATGAGGTGTCTCCTGCTCCTCAGTCCTTGTATTATCGGGCATATTCGGTTAAACAAGGTGATATAGTCGGCACCATCGCTGCCGAATACGGGGTAAGTCAGGATGCGATTATCAGCCTTAATAAACTCAAAAATACGCGGACACTTCAAATCGGTCAAATATTAAAGATACCATCTATTGATGGTATTTCCTATACGGTAAAAAAAGGCGATACGCCTGAATCTATTGCCGACAAATATAAAATTTCCTTGGAAAAACTTGCAACAATAAATACGCTTACCGATAACACGATAGAAACGGCCTCTATTATCTTTTTGCCCGATGCCAAACTTGATTGGGCTACCTTGCAGGAAATCAACGGTGATCTTTTCCGAAGGCCGTTGCATAGCAGTTATTATATCACTTCTCGTTACGGCTGGCGGGATAATCCATTCCTCAGCGGTCAGCGAAGCTTTCATAACGGTATGGATATGGCAGCTCCTAAAGGAACCGCTGTTTATGCGGCATTAAACGGGCAGGTTATTGCGACCGGATACAGTACCGTGTATGGAAATTACATTATGATCCGCCATCATTCAGGATATCAAACTTTATACGGACACCTTAATACAATTCTTACTTCCAAAGGCAGCTTTGTTTCCGTGTCTTCAAAGATTGGAACGGTCGGAAATACCGGAATGAGCACCG
- the pgsA gene encoding CDP-diacylglycerol--glycerol-3-phosphate 3-phosphatidyltransferase: MNIANFFTATRMVAAPLFICIYYLPRYVGISEQTVMLILIPLFIYMEFTDFLDGYYARKLKQVSDFGKLFDPFADVFANLTVLLAFMLSGYVPLPVFIIILYRELNILFLRMLARGNGITIGAKKGGKTKTVCYILAEGFTLLIELLIVFSLAEKSVTDTMIIINKSIYWVAALLSVCSFIDYLVSYRKSIRGKSKN; the protein is encoded by the coding sequence ATGAACATCGCAAATTTTTTTACTGCAACGAGAATGGTCGCAGCTCCTCTTTTTATTTGTATCTATTATCTTCCGCGTTATGTAGGAATATCGGAACAAACAGTAATGCTTATTCTTATACCGCTGTTTATTTACATGGAGTTTACCGATTTTTTAGATGGATACTACGCTCGTAAGTTGAAGCAAGTGAGCGATTTCGGTAAGTTATTCGACCCCTTTGCGGATGTATTTGCAAATCTGACGGTGTTGTTGGCGTTTATGCTGTCAGGTTATGTGCCGCTGCCTGTTTTTATCATTATTTTATATCGTGAGTTAAATATTTTATTTTTACGGATGCTTGCACGAGGGAATGGTATTACCATCGGTGCGAAAAAAGGTGGCAAGACTAAAACGGTATGCTATATTCTTGCTGAAGGTTTTACGCTGCTGATTGAACTGCTGATTGTATTTTCGCTTGCGGAAAAATCCGTTACCGATACGATGATTATTATCAACAAAAGTATTTACTGGGTCGCTGCCTTATTGTCGGTTTGCTCGTTTATCGACTACCTTGTATCATATAGGAAGAGTATCCGTGGCAAGTCCAAAAATTGA
- a CDS encoding FKBP-type peptidyl-prolyl cis-trans isomerase, whose protein sequence is MNKKILSIIAAALLVFSFTVSCKKQSAAETAAPAAGTNAEETKTEEGKELPPPTKKEVGYAFGVMMGTSLKDFKLAVDYGELVKGLKDVEKNKEVDVAAAQKVLQRASEAAHKKEAAENLAKETEFLEKNAKNDGVKTTESGLQYEVITEGTGPLPLPTDTVKVHYKGTLLDGTVFDSSYDRGNPVEFPLNAVIPGWTEGLQLMKVGSKYKLYIPSKIAYGERGVSQVIPPNSTLVFEVELLEILPPAAEKPAK, encoded by the coding sequence ATGAACAAAAAGATTCTATCGATTATTGCTGCGGCACTTCTTGTGTTTTCTTTTACAGTAAGCTGTAAAAAGCAATCGGCAGCCGAGACTGCTGCTCCGGCAGCAGGCACTAACGCGGAAGAAACCAAAACAGAGGAAGGAAAAGAGCTTCCTCCTCCGACGAAAAAAGAAGTCGGGTATGCGTTTGGTGTTATGATGGGAACATCGCTTAAAGACTTTAAACTGGCTGTCGATTACGGTGAATTGGTGAAAGGTTTAAAGGATGTCGAAAAGAACAAAGAAGTAGATGTTGCTGCTGCACAGAAGGTATTACAGCGGGCAAGCGAAGCTGCTCATAAAAAAGAGGCAGCGGAAAACTTGGCAAAAGAAACAGAATTTCTTGAAAAAAATGCAAAAAATGACGGTGTAAAGACAACCGAAAGCGGCCTGCAATACGAAGTTATTACCGAAGGAACCGGCCCCTTACCTTTGCCAACCGACACGGTAAAAGTACATTATAAAGGAACATTACTTGACGGTACGGTTTTCGACAGCTCCTACGACCGTGGGAATCCCGTTGAATTTCCGTTAAATGCCGTTATTCCGGGTTGGACGGAAGGTTTACAGCTGATGAAAGTCGGTTCAAAATATAAGCTTTATATCCCCTCTAAAATTGCTTATGGAGAACGCGGTGTTTCGCAGGTTATTCCGCCTAATTCAACGTTAGTTTTTGAAGTTGAATTATTGGAAATCCTACCCCCTGCAGCTGAAAAACCGGCAAAGTAA
- a CDS encoding helix-turn-helix transcriptional regulator produces the protein MKLERILEIIIYLLNHEKVSAKYLAEYFNVSVRTIQRDMASIAEAGIPVYTLGGRYGGYAVLEHYKIKNLTIKNSEQQIIVNALESLATSYTNESLNSLIKKYNAIIEKGDGQKVFWDFSVTKENKKVQDFNLLLEKAISDKKYIVFDYRNSEGKSSHICAEPLAIHYKWYAWYLFTYLKETKEYRTFKVARIQTLAISKETAAANHGDIQQRMREAELAYYKTCIDIEIVFSEAEIPLIEEYFPDSVIETLPSQKYKTHIRVPAKERLWKALLLSFGNAVTVVSPKDYQAELVKTAKGFLANYDNTQFCL, from the coding sequence ATGAAACTTGAACGGATTCTTGAAATCATTATCTACTTATTAAATCATGAAAAAGTCTCTGCAAAATACTTAGCCGAGTATTTTAATGTATCGGTGAGGACTATTCAGCGTGATATGGCGAGTATCGCTGAAGCCGGTATACCGGTGTATACATTAGGCGGAAGGTACGGCGGTTATGCCGTTTTAGAACATTATAAAATAAAGAACCTCACTATCAAAAACAGCGAACAGCAAATCATTGTCAATGCATTGGAAAGCCTTGCAACGTCATACACAAACGAGAGCTTAAACTCTTTAATCAAAAAATACAATGCAATTATCGAAAAAGGAGACGGGCAAAAAGTCTTTTGGGATTTTAGTGTTACAAAAGAAAATAAAAAAGTACAAGATTTCAATCTGCTGTTGGAAAAAGCTATAAGCGATAAAAAATATATCGTATTCGATTATCGTAATTCAGAAGGAAAAAGTTCGCATATTTGTGCGGAACCGCTTGCCATTCATTACAAATGGTATGCGTGGTATTTGTTTACATACCTTAAAGAAACAAAAGAGTATCGAACTTTTAAAGTTGCACGGATTCAAACGCTTGCCATCTCAAAAGAAACTGCCGCTGCAAATCACGGTGATATACAGCAGAGGATGAGAGAAGCCGAACTTGCGTATTACAAGACCTGCATTGATATAGAAATCGTTTTTTCCGAAGCGGAAATTCCCCTCATCGAAGAGTATTTTCCCGACTCCGTTATCGAAACGCTGCCGTCTCAAAAATATAAAACCCATATCCGTGTTCCTGCAAAAGAACGGTTGTGGAAGGCCTTACTCCTCAGCTTCGGGAATGCGGTTACCGTCGTATCTCCAAAAGATTATCAGGCGGAACTTGTAAAAACAGCAAAAGGTTTTTTAGCTAATTACGATAATACTCAATTTTGCTTATGA
- a CDS encoding DUF3784 domain-containing protein: MLYIILLLMFLSFAGGGIIIRELKAYDLIAGYNTMPDEEKAQYDIESVANQLGILLYFFALLAAIVMILFYFAHLSLPMKELIMFCYVAIILFILGIAMLVFNKKKIFVKFFRFSLFTMLL; this comes from the coding sequence ATGTTATATATTATTTTACTATTAATGTTCCTTTCATTCGCCGGCGGCGGTATTATAATTAGAGAATTAAAAGCATACGACTTAATAGCGGGGTACAATACTATGCCGGATGAAGAAAAGGCACAATATGATATTGAATCGGTCGCAAATCAGTTAGGTATACTATTATATTTTTTTGCGTTATTAGCTGCGATTGTAATGATATTGTTTTATTTTGCTCACCTTTCTTTACCAATGAAAGAGCTAATAATGTTTTGCTATGTAGCAATTATTTTGTTTATACTAGGTATAGCTATGTTGGTATTTAATAAAAAAAAAATATTCGTAAAATTCTTCCGGTTTTCATTATTTACAATGTTGTTATGA
- a CDS encoding S8 family peptidase, whose protein sequence is MAENKDFTHLPLPLLFQGKPKLHGGGTTSTQTKKNIINRIDHGGYVKRRSAELSRFWKERRAERLENTLPRIETGIPILLEIDPSADIDFLRGLGFEIVCEIEEGFIIVATEDIDLSVLNEKADAFITNITARCNSPARVYALCEDDDRLKRILSKELYEKWATISQDGVYIIDIGVSCCGNIELPKRPERKDGETDEHYYIREQRWTEKFNAAYMTWDEIKMKREEAIENFIDDYSGEIMQLADGTSVMTDLPDSFSARLKISGKCLLDLVLNFAYIFEVSEAETIVMGEAPENNDILTENVQIEAPIQSAPIVCVMDSGVQEEHKYLKSAIISGESISLLPDNMETSDEVAGGGHGTRVTGAILYPKTVPTDGVYQLPCWIRNMRILDKNNCLPEDIYPPKTVAIAVQKYSIEGAPPTKIFNHSIGSRNSCEMKHMTSWAAEIDSQSYNNDVLFIQASGNISTDIISAYWQAGYPYPEYLDRELCRISNPAQSLQAITVGSVSATEMETDDFVALGKQMEISSFSRSGPGIWDVLKPEVVEYGGTHVYIKESFPPQFTTPYEVCPELIRKSPEGPAFAHDQVGTSFSTPKVTYIASQIEKVLPESPALLYRALIAQSARWTKNVNNISKEECVSTLRHIGYGIPDIERATHNNEYRITLVTPFQMELGDDEAHIFQVPIPEELSNIGEDYDILVEVTLSYAANPRRTRRYVKGYLSTWLDWCCSRIGENADTFARRIFETGSIIDDDGDFNWVLGEATNRGIAYGYSRKNGTLQKDWCIVKSHQLSDAFCIAVRGHKGWGGLFKAKYSLAISFEAINQDIPIYEPIRTEIELAVKSGEIEIELSNNKQ, encoded by the coding sequence ATGGCAGAAAATAAAGATTTTACACATTTGCCTCTTCCGCTTTTATTTCAAGGGAAACCTAAATTGCATGGCGGCGGCACAACATCTACCCAGACGAAGAAGAATATTATTAATCGAATTGATCATGGTGGATATGTAAAACGTCGCTCTGCTGAATTGTCCCGCTTTTGGAAAGAGCGACGTGCAGAACGCTTAGAAAACACCTTACCCAGAATAGAAACGGGCATTCCCATCCTGTTAGAAATAGATCCTTCTGCTGATATTGATTTCCTACGCGGACTAGGATTTGAAATTGTCTGCGAAATTGAGGAAGGCTTTATTATAGTTGCTACGGAAGATATTGACCTTTCGGTTTTAAATGAAAAAGCTGATGCTTTTATTACCAATATAACCGCAAGGTGCAATTCGCCAGCAAGAGTCTATGCACTCTGCGAAGACGATGATAGGCTTAAACGGATTTTGTCGAAAGAACTCTATGAAAAATGGGCAACTATTTCACAAGATGGAGTATATATAATCGATATTGGTGTAAGCTGTTGCGGAAACATCGAATTACCAAAACGTCCCGAACGTAAAGATGGTGAAACCGACGAACACTATTATATTCGTGAGCAACGGTGGACGGAAAAATTTAATGCTGCCTATATGACTTGGGACGAAATCAAGATGAAACGAGAGGAAGCAATAGAAAATTTTATTGATGACTATAGTGGTGAAATTATGCAACTCGCCGATGGCACATCAGTAATGACTGATTTACCTGATAGTTTTTCAGCACGTTTAAAAATATCCGGTAAATGTTTGCTTGACTTAGTGTTGAATTTTGCGTATATATTTGAAGTATCTGAAGCGGAAACAATAGTTATGGGAGAAGCTCCCGAAAATAACGATATTCTTACTGAAAACGTACAAATTGAAGCTCCTATCCAATCTGCTCCCATTGTTTGTGTAATGGATAGTGGAGTTCAAGAAGAACATAAGTATTTAAAATCAGCAATTATTAGTGGTGAATCTATCAGTTTGCTCCCAGATAATATGGAAACAAGTGACGAAGTTGCTGGAGGGGGACATGGAACACGAGTGACTGGAGCAATCTTGTACCCAAAGACAGTTCCTACAGATGGAGTTTATCAACTTCCTTGTTGGATTCGAAACATGCGAATTCTTGATAAAAACAATTGTCTACCAGAGGATATATATCCACCCAAGACAGTAGCTATTGCAGTCCAAAAATATAGTATTGAGGGTGCACCGCCAACCAAAATATTTAATCATTCTATTGGGAGCCGTAATTCTTGCGAAATGAAGCATATGACTTCTTGGGCTGCTGAAATTGATAGTCAGTCTTACAATAATGACGTCCTGTTCATACAAGCATCTGGGAATATTTCTACAGATATAATATCAGCTTATTGGCAAGCGGGATATCCCTATCCAGAATATCTTGATAGAGAGTTGTGTAGAATTTCAAATCCAGCGCAGAGTCTACAGGCAATCACTGTTGGCTCTGTGTCAGCGACTGAAATGGAGACGGATGATTTTGTTGCCTTGGGAAAGCAAATGGAGATTTCTTCATTCTCACGCTCGGGACCAGGTATATGGGATGTATTAAAACCTGAAGTAGTCGAATATGGCGGAACACATGTATACATTAAAGAAAGTTTTCCACCTCAATTTACAACTCCTTATGAGGTATGTCCGGAACTAATTCGTAAATCTCCGGAAGGGCCTGCTTTTGCACATGATCAGGTGGGTACATCTTTTTCAACACCAAAAGTTACTTACATCGCATCACAGATTGAAAAGGTCTTGCCAGAATCACCGGCACTACTATATAGAGCGTTAATAGCTCAATCTGCCCGATGGACCAAGAATGTTAATAATATAAGTAAGGAAGAGTGTGTTTCTACGCTACGCCATATAGGATATGGTATTCCAGATATTGAACGTGCTACACATAATAACGAGTATCGAATAACCTTAGTAACACCCTTTCAAATGGAACTTGGTGATGATGAGGCTCATATTTTTCAAGTTCCTATCCCAGAAGAGTTATCTAATATTGGTGAGGATTATGATATTTTAGTTGAAGTTACTCTTTCTTATGCAGCGAACCCTCGCCGTACTCGGCGCTATGTAAAAGGGTATCTGTCAACATGGTTAGATTGGTGCTGTAGTCGGATTGGAGAGAATGCAGATACATTTGCTCGTCGTATTTTTGAAACAGGATCCATAATTGATGATGATGGTGATTTTAATTGGGTACTAGGAGAGGCAACTAATCGGGGTATAGCGTATGGATATTCACGAAAAAATGGTACTCTCCAAAAGGATTGGTGCATAGTCAAATCTCATCAATTGAGTGATGCCTTTTGCATTGCAGTTCGTGGTCATAAAGGTTGGGGAGGGTTGTTTAAAGCAAAGTATTCGTTAGCCATTAGTTTTGAGGCTATCAATCAGGACATACCAATCTATGAACCGATACGTACTGAAATTGAATTGGCTGTTAAAAGTGGTGAAATTGAAATCGAACTATCAAATAATAAACAGTAG
- a CDS encoding AAA family ATPase has product MKAELYKRLFRAIFSEDIPSLKKIAMIIIQEERKLGHNILANSLEKISIEEKPKYTLFESRKSENGLSTLPKSKRTASQLMSYIPRGQLKHHMILPNEVEERLLSIEQEYVARERLKKFNLLPKRKILLYGSPGCGKTLSAERIAWNLGLPLLKVRFDSLLSSYFGESASNLRMVFDYCKTEPVVLLLDECDFIAKSRVTTQDVGEVPRIVNMLLTLLDEYDAPGLVLATTNLKISLDEALFRRFDDVIEIPMPGKSERKRLLEMTLSAIPVSPDIDMDQISNQLEEYSAANIVLIAQRAAKIAILAGCKKVCKEHVVKALKESSKF; this is encoded by the coding sequence ATGAAAGCGGAATTATATAAAAGATTATTTCGAGCAATTTTTTCCGAAGATATACCATCATTAAAGAAAATTGCTATGATAATCATTCAAGAGGAACGTAAACTTGGTCATAATATTCTTGCAAATTCATTAGAAAAAATTTCAATTGAAGAAAAGCCCAAATATACTCTGTTTGAGAGCAGAAAAAGTGAAAATGGATTATCCACTTTGCCAAAGAGCAAACGTACAGCTTCACAATTGATGTCTTATATTCCGAGAGGACAATTAAAGCATCACATGATCTTACCAAATGAAGTTGAAGAGCGACTTCTTTCAATTGAGCAAGAGTATGTTGCACGTGAAAGGTTAAAAAAGTTCAATCTTTTACCTAAAAGAAAAATACTTCTCTATGGTTCTCCAGGATGTGGGAAAACTTTAAGTGCTGAACGAATTGCATGGAATCTCGGGTTACCATTGTTGAAAGTTCGTTTTGATTCTTTGCTTTCTTCCTATTTTGGAGAGTCAGCGTCAAATCTTCGAATGGTATTTGACTATTGCAAAACCGAACCTGTAGTGTTACTTCTTGACGAGTGTGATTTTATTGCTAAATCTCGTGTTACGACACAGGATGTTGGGGAAGTCCCTAGAATTGTTAACATGCTACTTACTTTGCTAGACGAATATGATGCGCCAGGACTGGTTTTAGCTACTACCAATTTGAAGATATCGCTTGATGAGGCACTTTTCCGTAGATTTGATGATGTTATTGAAATACCGATGCCGGGAAAATCAGAACGCAAGCGTCTATTGGAAATGACATTATCTGCAATACCCGTTTCTCCAGATATTGATATGGATCAAATATCAAACCAACTAGAAGAATACTCTGCCGCCAATATTGTACTAATTGCACAACGTGCTGCAAAAATTGCTATTTTAGCAGGGTGCAAAAAAGTATGTAAGGAACATGTTGTAAAAGCATTGAAAGAAAGCTCTAAATTTTGA
- a CDS encoding single-stranded DNA-binding protein: protein MLNANDLLAQAIEETKYLNTNEIFLVRDLFKGYEWNRISRSDRLLLGTLFLNYVHTSRTCLEPIEKTSSGQQKYKVIGN from the coding sequence ATGTTAAATGCAAACGATTTGTTAGCTCAAGCTATAGAAGAAACAAAGTATCTAAATACTAATGAAATCTTTCTTGTACGAGATTTATTTAAAGGTTATGAGTGGAACCGGATATCTAGAAGCGACAGGTTGTTATTGGGGACTTTATTTTTAAATTATGTTCACACATCCAGAACTTGTTTAGAACCAATCGAAAAAACTTCCTCTGGACAACAAAAGTATAAAGTTATAGGTAATTGA
- a CDS encoding TetR/AcrR family transcriptional regulator — MSKSDDTKQLILDTAKIEFMDKGYSDASVRNIAKQAGLTTGAIFRYFADKESLFASLVSPVADHMLELYRKGEKRGFDSLTDGCPENMWNISEEVISMLVEYIFANNDAFYLLISKSAGSAYENFVDQLVAEREKQTYEFQQEMIRRGYPCRALTPDEIHVLLSAQYYAIFEIVRHKLEKEEALDRIRLIADFFGSAWKLYFA; from the coding sequence ATGAGTAAAAGCGACGATACAAAACAATTGATTTTGGATACGGCAAAAATCGAGTTCATGGATAAGGGTTATAGTGATGCTTCGGTTCGTAACATTGCAAAACAAGCCGGACTGACCACCGGAGCAATCTTTCGATATTTTGCTGATAAGGAAAGTTTGTTTGCGTCACTTGTTTCACCTGTAGCAGACCATATGTTGGAGTTATATCGCAAAGGTGAAAAAAGAGGATTTGATTCTCTAACAGATGGATGCCCTGAAAACATGTGGAACATTTCGGAAGAGGTCATTTCTATGCTGGTGGAATACATTTTTGCTAACAATGATGCATTCTATCTGCTCATCAGCAAATCAGCGGGAAGTGCTTACGAAAACTTTGTAGATCAGCTTGTTGCGGAAAGAGAAAAGCAAACTTATGAATTTCAGCAGGAGATGATCCGGCGTGGTTACCCTTGCCGTGCGTTAACTCCGGATGAAATCCACGTTCTACTTAGTGCACAGTATTATGCGATCTTTGAGATTGTACGTCATAAGCTGGAAAAAGAGGAGGCACTTGACAGAATACGCCTCATTGCGGATTTTTTTGGCAGTGCATGGAAATTGTACTTTGCGTAA
- a CDS encoding MptD family putative ECF transporter S component yields the protein MNTTTEKKKFVTRDVMVIAAMMVLTFAVYGAVGTLTLPFPFFYLYLAAGIQEFFCATFYLVVANRLNKHGILLIWSTVFGIISALGGYVFLLPYFLLVGVLCELVMLGKDSYRKPLRNAIGWSCYGLGMIIGNAVPIWAAWESYVAKASTEGFSKEVFDMQLGMLSNPWHMIGACAITVVLALLGCLFGQRILKRHFQKAGIVK from the coding sequence ATGAATACTACGACTGAAAAGAAAAAATTTGTTACACGAGATGTGATGGTGATTGCAGCCATGATGGTCTTGACCTTTGCAGTATACGGAGCCGTTGGCACGCTGACACTACCGTTTCCATTTTTCTACCTCTACCTTGCTGCCGGCATTCAGGAGTTTTTCTGCGCAACATTTTACCTCGTTGTTGCCAACCGTCTGAACAAACATGGGATTTTGCTGATTTGGAGTACTGTGTTTGGCATCATCAGCGCTCTCGGAGGTTATGTGTTCCTGCTTCCTTATTTCTTGCTGGTAGGCGTTCTTTGCGAGCTTGTTATGCTTGGTAAGGACAGTTATCGGAAACCTTTGCGCAACGCTATTGGTTGGTCTTGCTACGGGCTTGGTATGATTATCGGAAACGCTGTTCCAATTTGGGCAGCATGGGAAAGCTATGTGGCGAAGGCATCTACGGAGGGATTTTCAAAGGAAGTATTTGATATGCAACTGGGTATGCTCTCCAATCCGTGGCACATGATTGGAGCCTGCGCTATCACGGTGGTTCTTGCCTTACTCGGTTGCCTCTTCGGACAGCGGATTTTGAAACGCCATTTTCAAAAAGCCGGGATCGTGAAGTAA
- a CDS encoding energy-coupling factor transporter transmembrane component T family protein, translating into MGEIINNGKIIRRVNIFTLLILSICVCTVAFFCKNMWLHIAYTTALFLVMAIFGCLKTGLKFLISFLISYGWLIFNVRYGINIPSPMLFTFLIELIPVFMAVYLLSQAPSGKLTTALRQLPLPSSIRLTVIVILRFIPTVASEFSDVLDAMKTRGLMRSPFQVILHPLNTFEYVIVPMVFRSLKIADELAASSVVRGIESPYKKKGYYLNKMAVSDGIMIVLFVSTAIICILL; encoded by the coding sequence ATGGGGGAAATAATAAACAACGGAAAAATAATTCGCCGTGTCAATATTTTTACATTGCTGATACTGTCCATCTGTGTTTGTACCGTAGCCTTTTTCTGCAAAAATATGTGGCTGCATATTGCTTATACGACTGCGTTGTTTTTGGTGATGGCGATATTCGGATGCTTAAAAACGGGATTAAAGTTTTTAATCTCTTTTCTCATCAGCTACGGATGGCTCATTTTCAATGTGCGATATGGGATCAATATACCCTCTCCAATGCTCTTTACCTTTCTGATTGAGTTGATTCCCGTTTTTATGGCGGTCTACCTGCTTTCACAGGCACCGTCTGGCAAACTCACAACAGCGCTTCGGCAACTGCCGTTGCCATCCTCTATAAGGTTGACGGTGATTGTTATCTTGCGTTTTATTCCTACGGTCGCTTCGGAGTTTTCCGATGTGCTGGACGCTATGAAAACACGAGGACTTATGCGTTCTCCTTTTCAAGTCATCTTACATCCTCTTAATACCTTTGAGTATGTGATTGTACCTATGGTCTTTCGTTCGCTAAAAATTGCGGACGAACTTGCCGCATCCAGTGTTGTCCGTGGGATTGAGAGCCCATATAAGAAAAAGGGTTACTATCTGAATAAAATGGCTGTAAGCGACGGCATTATGATCGTTTTGTTTGTATCAACAGCGATAATATGTATCTTATTGTGA